The following are from one region of the Pseudomonadales bacterium genome:
- a CDS encoding ParA family protein, which yields MPDVIAVANQKGGVGKTTTSVNLAASLALSGSRVLLVDLDPQGNATMGSGVDKSELENSTYDWLIDGVGLADVVQRCPGGFSVVPSNTDLTAAEVSLLRMERREYRLRERLEEAVAFDFVIIDCPPSLNILTLNGLIAAHSVLIPMQCEYYALEGLTALLETIEGVKAAANPDLRIEGLLRTMYDPRNSLTRDVSRQLIEYFGDRVFRTVIPRNVRLAEAPSHGLPVILYDRLSRGAVAYMALAGEIKRKHTPEFNRAPQSRAATSTTKDSADKGE from the coding sequence GTGCCGGATGTCATAGCCGTTGCGAATCAGAAGGGTGGGGTCGGCAAGACCACCACCAGCGTCAATCTCGCAGCTTCCCTGGCGCTCTCCGGCAGCCGGGTGTTGCTGGTGGATCTCGATCCACAGGGCAACGCGACCATGGGCTCGGGGGTTGATAAGTCGGAGCTGGAGAACAGCACCTACGACTGGCTGATCGACGGGGTTGGCCTGGCCGATGTCGTGCAGCGATGTCCGGGCGGGTTTTCAGTGGTGCCTTCCAATACCGACCTGACCGCCGCCGAGGTCAGCCTGCTGCGGATGGAGCGTCGCGAGTACCGGTTGCGCGAGCGTCTCGAAGAAGCGGTCGCTTTCGACTTCGTGATCATCGATTGCCCGCCTTCGTTGAACATATTGACGCTCAACGGACTGATTGCCGCACACAGCGTGCTCATTCCCATGCAATGCGAGTATTACGCGCTCGAGGGGCTCACCGCCCTGCTCGAGACCATCGAGGGTGTGAAGGCTGCCGCCAACCCCGACCTGCGCATAGAGGGCTTGTTACGAACGATGTATGATCCGCGCAACAGCCTGACCCGGGATGTGTCTCGACAGCTGATCGAATATTTCGGCGATCGGGTGTTCCGCACAGTGATCCCCCGCAATGTCAGACTGGCCGAAGCACCCAGCCACGGCCTGCCGGTAATCCTCTATGATCGGCTGTCCCGGGGTGCGGTAGCCTATATGGCGCTGGCTGGTGAGATTAAGCGCAAGCACACACCGGAGTTCAACAGGGCACCGCAGTCACGTGCCGCAACCTCCACCACAAAGGACAGTGCAGACAAGGGTGAGTAA
- the atpG gene encoding F0F1 ATP synthase subunit gamma, with amino-acid sequence MAVGREIKKKINSVENTQKITSAMEMVAASKMRRTQERMRHGKPYSEKIRQVIGHLAHANPEYKHVYMTDREVRRIGYLVVSSDKGLCGGLNVNLFRALLRDISEWGKKGVEAELGLIGNKADRFFRSIGGNVRATINNVGENPTLSDLIGGIKVMLDAFSAGDIDRLYIISNDFVNTMTQAPTIRQLLPLAPEDNTEYRHRWDYIYEPDARQLVEELLTRFIESQVYQAVVENTACEQAAKMIAMKNATDNAEKLIDELTLVYNNARQAAITQEIAEIVGGAAAV; translated from the coding sequence ATGGCCGTTGGCAGAGAGATCAAGAAGAAGATCAACAGCGTGGAGAACACGCAGAAGATCACCAGTGCCATGGAAATGGTGGCGGCGAGCAAGATGCGGCGCACCCAGGAGCGCATGCGTCACGGCAAGCCCTACTCCGAAAAGATCCGCCAGGTGATTGGTCACCTGGCCCATGCGAATCCGGAATACAAACACGTCTATATGACCGATCGTGAAGTCAGGCGCATCGGTTACCTGGTGGTGTCGTCGGATAAAGGCCTGTGTGGTGGTCTGAACGTCAACCTCTTCCGCGCACTGCTGCGGGACATCTCCGAATGGGGCAAGAAAGGGGTCGAGGCCGAGCTCGGACTGATCGGCAATAAAGCCGATCGCTTCTTCCGTTCCATTGGCGGCAATGTGCGCGCAACGATCAACAACGTCGGCGAGAATCCGACCCTTTCTGATCTGATCGGCGGTATCAAGGTGATGCTGGATGCGTTCTCCGCAGGCGACATCGACCGGCTGTACATAATCAGCAACGATTTCGTCAACACCATGACCCAGGCGCCAACCATCCGGCAACTGCTGCCCCTGGCACCCGAAGACAACACCGAGTATCGCCATCGCTGGGATTACATCTACGAACCGGACGCGCGCCAGCTCGTGGAAGAGCTGCTGACCCGATTCATCGAGTCCCAGGTCTATCAGGCGGTGGTTGAAAACACCGCCTGCGAACAGGCGGCAAAGATGATCGCGATGAAGAACGCCACAGACAATGCGGAAAAACTCATCGACGAACTGACCCTGGTCTACAACAACGCGCGCCAGGCGGCGATCACCCAGGAGATCGCCGAAATCGTTGGAGGCGCCGCGGCGGTTTGA
- a CDS encoding ATP synthase subunit I, giving the protein MSLPYRIVTLQLLAAVTAAAGLLIWDGSQAFAALLAGVVCLIPGGFFAWRADVERSPAKLLKQGVFKFALTIVLLALAIALFKPAAAGFFGTFALLQAMYVVGPLLAPIAGRH; this is encoded by the coding sequence GTGTCGTTGCCCTACAGAATCGTGACGCTGCAGCTGCTGGCTGCGGTGACGGCAGCGGCAGGACTGCTGATCTGGGACGGTTCGCAGGCGTTTGCTGCGCTTCTGGCTGGGGTCGTGTGTCTGATACCGGGTGGGTTTTTTGCCTGGCGGGCCGATGTTGAGCGCTCGCCGGCGAAGCTGTTGAAGCAGGGTGTGTTTAAATTCGCCCTCACGATTGTGTTGCTTGCACTGGCTATCGCCCTGTTCAAACCGGCGGCGGCAGGTTTTTTCGGCACATTCGCACTGCTGCAGGCCATGTACGTGGTGGGCCCGCTGCTTGCACCGATTGCCGGAAGGCACTGA
- the atpA gene encoding F0F1 ATP synthase subunit alpha codes for MQQLNPSEISDIIRSRIESLDVGASAQNEGTIVSVSDGIVRIHGLAEAQYGEMIEFTGGLYGMALNLERDSVGVVVLGDYLGLSEGMTARCTGRILEVPVGRELLGRVVDALGNPIDGKGPLNASGTAPIEKVAPGVIERQSVDQPVQIGLKCIDSMVPIGRGQRELIIGDRQIGKTAVAIDAIINQKDSGIKCVYVAIGQKMSTIANVVRTLEEYGAMENTIVVAASAADPAPMQFIAPYSGCSMGEFFRDSGEDALIIYDDLTKQAWAYRQISLLLRRPPGREAYPGDVFYLHSRLLERAARVNADYVEKMTGGKVKGKTGSLTALPIIETQAGDVSAFVPTNVISITDGQIFLEIERFNSGIRPAMSPGISVSRVGSSAQVPFMKKISGGIKLALAQYRELAAFSQFASDLDDATRRQLEHGRRVEELMKQTQYKPMSVAEQGVVLFAANQGYLEEVPVDKVLDYERDLLAYMNSEHADFMRATNETGAYNDDVVAQMREALDAFKKTQSY; via the coding sequence ATGCAGCAACTGAATCCTTCTGAAATCAGCGACATCATCCGCAGCCGGATCGAGAGTCTCGATGTTGGCGCGAGCGCGCAGAATGAAGGAACCATCGTCAGCGTATCCGACGGTATTGTCCGCATTCACGGGCTCGCCGAAGCACAGTACGGCGAGATGATCGAGTTCACCGGCGGCCTCTACGGCATGGCCCTGAACCTCGAGCGGGACTCGGTCGGTGTGGTGGTGCTCGGGGACTACCTCGGGCTTTCTGAAGGTATGACAGCCCGCTGCACGGGCCGCATTCTCGAAGTGCCCGTTGGACGCGAGCTCCTCGGCCGTGTAGTGGACGCACTCGGCAATCCCATCGACGGCAAAGGTCCGCTCAATGCCAGCGGTACCGCGCCGATTGAAAAAGTGGCACCCGGTGTGATCGAACGGCAGTCGGTGGACCAGCCGGTGCAGATCGGACTCAAGTGTATCGACTCCATGGTGCCGATCGGCCGTGGCCAGCGCGAGCTCATCATCGGCGACCGTCAGATCGGTAAGACGGCGGTGGCCATCGACGCCATCATCAACCAGAAAGACAGCGGTATTAAGTGCGTGTACGTGGCCATCGGTCAGAAGATGTCCACCATCGCCAATGTGGTGCGCACACTGGAAGAGTACGGCGCGATGGAAAACACCATCGTGGTTGCTGCCAGTGCGGCGGATCCGGCTCCCATGCAGTTCATCGCCCCTTACTCCGGCTGCAGCATGGGTGAGTTCTTCCGCGACAGTGGCGAAGACGCCCTGATCATTTACGACGACCTTACCAAGCAGGCCTGGGCCTACCGCCAGATCTCCCTGCTGCTGCGTCGTCCGCCGGGTCGCGAAGCCTATCCCGGAGACGTGTTCTATCTGCATTCCCGACTGCTCGAGCGTGCGGCACGTGTGAACGCCGACTATGTGGAGAAGATGACGGGTGGCAAGGTGAAGGGTAAGACCGGTTCCCTGACCGCGCTGCCGATCATCGAAACCCAGGCGGGTGATGTGTCCGCCTTCGTCCCCACTAACGTGATCTCGATCACCGATGGACAGATCTTCCTGGAGATCGAACGCTTCAACTCGGGTATCCGCCCGGCGATGAGCCCCGGAATTTCGGTTTCCCGGGTGGGCAGTTCCGCCCAGGTTCCTTTCATGAAGAAGATCTCCGGCGGTATCAAGCTGGCGCTCGCCCAGTATCGGGAACTGGCCGCTTTCTCTCAGTTTGCGTCGGACCTTGATGACGCAACACGCCGGCAGCTCGAGCATGGCCGCCGGGTCGAAGAACTGATGAAGCAGACACAGTACAAGCCGATGAGTGTCGCCGAGCAGGGGGTGGTGCTGTTTGCCGCCAACCAGGGTTACCTGGAGGAAGTACCGGTAGACAAGGTGCTCGATTACGAACGCGATCTGCTCGCTTATATGAATTCGGAGCACGCTGACTTCATGCGCGCCACCAACGAAACCGGTGCGTACAACGACGACGTGGTGGCCCAGATGCGCGAAGCGCTGGACGCCTTCAAGAAGACCCAGAGCTACTAA
- a CDS encoding F0F1 ATP synthase subunit epsilon — MAMTIHCDIVSAEQEIFSGRVTMVSATGTIGELGIMPGHAPLLTGIRPGPVRLKKDDGEEEVFYASGGFLEVQPGVVTILADTALRADDIDEAAAVEAQAAAERMLHEQTAEFEFSAVATMLAEAMAQQRTLAELKKRKR, encoded by the coding sequence ATGGCCATGACCATCCATTGCGACATCGTCAGCGCCGAGCAGGAGATCTTCTCCGGCCGGGTGACGATGGTCAGTGCCACCGGCACCATTGGCGAACTCGGCATCATGCCGGGTCACGCACCGCTGCTCACCGGCATCCGGCCGGGTCCGGTGCGCCTGAAGAAGGACGATGGTGAAGAAGAGGTGTTCTACGCCTCGGGCGGCTTCCTCGAGGTTCAGCCCGGCGTGGTCACCATCCTCGCTGATACCGCGCTGCGCGCGGACGATATCGATGAGGCTGCAGCCGTCGAGGCACAGGCTGCCGCGGAGCGGATGCTCCACGAGCAGACCGCGGAGTTCGAGTTCTCGGCGGTGGCCACCATGCTGGCGGAAGCCATGGCCCAGCAGCGCACCCTCGCGGAATTGAAGAAGCGCAAGCGCTGA
- the glmU gene encoding bifunctional UDP-N-acetylglucosamine diphosphorylase/glucosamine-1-phosphate N-acetyltransferase GlmU, whose product MTQLDKQADSSLEVVVLAAGQGTRMRSSLPKVLHPLAGRPMLAHVLATVGELQPARVHVVVGHGSGRVRETIGNAVNWVEQAEQKGTGHAVAQALPYIEDAATVLVVYGDVPLVSAATLTACVAAAASGALGLVTAHFDDPAELGRILRDSAGRIQAIVEYKDASADQRGIHEINSGILALNAQALRELLAKIEPKNAQAEFYLTDLITLAHEHQIEVKGLLAASQVEVTGVNDRVQLALLERSYQQQQAQKLMRCGVTIADPFRLDIRGVVVAGEDCTIDVNVVFEGSVRLGRGVYIGPGAVIRDSELGDGVRVEAHTLVDGATVDANCSLGPFARIRPGTVLGEGVKIGNFVETKKARLGRGTKASHLTYLGDANIGEDCNIGAGTVTCNYDGIEKHQTDIGDRVFVGTNSTLVAPIEIATDAFVAAGSTVTSKVAEGELAVGRTRQRNIKGWVRPDQRAPEKNRKTDEE is encoded by the coding sequence ATGACCCAATTAGACAAACAAGCAGACAGTTCCCTCGAAGTGGTCGTGCTGGCCGCTGGTCAGGGAACCCGCATGCGCTCGAGCCTGCCGAAAGTTCTGCATCCTCTGGCCGGACGCCCGATGCTGGCGCATGTGCTGGCAACAGTCGGCGAGCTGCAACCTGCCCGAGTGCACGTGGTGGTTGGCCATGGTTCCGGGCGGGTGCGCGAAACCATCGGAAACGCGGTCAACTGGGTGGAGCAGGCCGAGCAGAAAGGCACCGGTCATGCCGTCGCTCAGGCACTGCCATATATAGAAGACGCCGCAACGGTGCTGGTGGTGTATGGGGACGTGCCGCTGGTCAGCGCGGCGACACTGACAGCCTGTGTGGCGGCTGCTGCCAGTGGTGCTCTCGGGCTGGTCACCGCCCATTTCGATGATCCGGCAGAGCTGGGTCGAATCCTTCGGGATAGCGCGGGACGCATTCAGGCCATAGTCGAATACAAAGATGCCAGCGCGGATCAGCGCGGTATCCACGAAATCAATTCGGGCATCCTCGCCCTCAATGCTCAAGCCCTGCGTGAGCTGCTCGCGAAAATTGAGCCGAAGAACGCCCAGGCCGAGTTTTACCTGACCGATCTGATCACTCTGGCGCACGAACACCAGATCGAAGTGAAGGGACTGCTGGCCGCCTCCCAGGTGGAAGTCACCGGAGTGAACGACCGGGTGCAGCTTGCCCTGCTGGAGCGCAGCTACCAGCAGCAGCAGGCACAGAAACTGATGCGCTGCGGCGTCACCATCGCCGATCCGTTCCGGCTGGATATCCGCGGGGTGGTGGTGGCCGGAGAAGATTGCACCATCGATGTGAACGTGGTCTTCGAAGGCAGCGTGCGACTTGGTCGGGGCGTATATATCGGTCCCGGTGCGGTCATCCGTGACAGTGAGCTGGGAGATGGTGTGCGGGTCGAAGCGCATACCCTGGTGGATGGCGCGACGGTAGACGCGAATTGTTCCCTCGGCCCATTCGCACGGATCCGCCCCGGCACTGTGCTGGGCGAAGGCGTGAAAATCGGTAACTTCGTGGAAACCAAGAAGGCCAGGCTCGGTCGCGGCACCAAGGCCAGCCATCTCACCTACCTGGGCGATGCGAACATCGGCGAAGACTGCAACATCGGCGCCGGCACCGTGACCTGCAACTATGATGGCATTGAAAAGCACCAGACAGATATCGGAGACCGGGTCTTCGTCGGGACCAACAGCACCCTGGTGGCGCCGATCGAAATCGCCACGGATGCCTTTGTGGCCGCGGGATCGACCGTCACTTCGAAAGTAGCAGAAGGTGAGCTTGCAGTGGGCCGAACCAGGCAGCGAAATATCAAAGGCTGGGTGCGTCCCGATCAGCGTGCTCCGGAAAAAAACAGGAAAACGGACGAGGAGTAG
- the atpD gene encoding F0F1 ATP synthase subunit beta: protein MSSGKIVQIIGAVIDVEFPRESVPKVYDALTVSTTGLTLEVQQQLGDGVVRSIAMGSSDGLSRGLEVVNTQHPIMVPVGKETLGRIMNVLGDPIDEKGPINETQRMPIHRKAPKYEDQRGGNEILETGIKVIDLICPFAKGGKVGLFGGAGVGKTVTMLELIRNIATEHSGLSVFAGVGERTREGNDFYYEMEESGVLDKISLVFGQMNEPPGNRLRVALTGLTMAENFRDEGRDVLLFVDNIYRYTLAGTEVSALLGRMPSAVGYQPTLAEEMGVLQERITTTREGSITSVQAVYVPADDLTDPSPATTFAHLDSTVTLSRAITDLGIYPAVDPLDSTSRQLDPLVVGQQHYEVARGVQQVLQRYQELRDIIAILGMDELSEEDKQLVYRARKIQKFFSQSFFVAEAFTGNPGVYVSRDDTVRSFKAILDGEYDHLPEDAFYMVGTIEAAVEKAKTLKR from the coding sequence ATGAGCAGTGGCAAAATCGTACAAATCATCGGCGCTGTGATCGACGTGGAGTTCCCGCGTGAATCGGTCCCGAAAGTTTATGATGCGCTCACCGTATCGACCACGGGACTGACCCTGGAAGTGCAGCAGCAGCTTGGCGACGGCGTGGTTCGCTCCATCGCCATGGGTTCGTCCGACGGCCTGTCACGCGGACTCGAGGTTGTGAACACTCAACATCCGATCATGGTACCTGTGGGCAAAGAAACCCTCGGTCGCATCATGAACGTGCTGGGCGATCCCATCGACGAAAAGGGCCCGATCAACGAAACCCAGCGCATGCCCATTCACCGCAAAGCGCCCAAGTACGAAGATCAGCGCGGTGGCAATGAGATTCTGGAAACAGGTATCAAGGTGATCGACCTGATCTGCCCCTTCGCCAAGGGCGGTAAGGTCGGCCTGTTCGGCGGTGCCGGCGTGGGTAAGACGGTGACCATGCTCGAGCTGATCCGCAACATCGCCACCGAGCACTCGGGACTGTCCGTGTTCGCCGGTGTCGGAGAGCGTACCCGGGAAGGCAACGACTTCTACTACGAAATGGAAGAATCCGGCGTGCTCGACAAGATCTCCCTGGTGTTCGGTCAGATGAACGAGCCGCCGGGTAACCGCCTGCGGGTCGCGCTCACCGGTCTCACCATGGCCGAAAATTTCCGGGACGAAGGCCGCGACGTGCTGCTGTTCGTGGACAACATCTATCGCTATACCCTGGCGGGTACCGAAGTATCCGCGCTGCTCGGCCGGATGCCCTCCGCGGTAGGCTATCAGCCCACCCTCGCCGAAGAGATGGGCGTACTGCAGGAACGCATCACCACCACCCGGGAAGGTTCGATCACCTCGGTGCAGGCGGTATACGTACCTGCGGACGACCTCACCGACCCGTCTCCGGCCACCACTTTCGCGCACCTTGATTCGACAGTGACCCTGTCCCGGGCGATTACCGACCTGGGAATCTATCCCGCGGTGGATCCGCTGGACTCGACCAGCCGCCAGCTCGATCCGCTGGTCGTCGGTCAGCAGCATTACGAAGTGGCCCGGGGTGTGCAGCAGGTCCTGCAGCGCTATCAGGAACTGCGCGACATCATCGCGATTCTGGGTATGGACGAACTCTCCGAAGAAGACAAGCAGCTCGTGTACCGGGCACGGAAGATTCAGAAGTTCTTCTCCCAGTCCTTCTTCGTGGCAGAGGCCTTCACCGGTAACCCGGGGGTTTATGTTTCCCGGGACGACACGGTGCGCAGCTTCAAAGCGATTCTCGACGGTGAATACGACCATCTGCCGGAAGATGCCTTCTACATGGTGGGCACCATCGAAGCCGCCGTCGAAAAGGCGAAGACCCTCAAGCGCTAG
- a CDS encoding F0F1 ATP synthase subunit delta: MAELATLARPYANAVFDMARQSGDLDRWSRTLGFLAAAAAHPQMQSYLEAPGLPEEAKATRLSDVCGDEIQPSAVKFLQVLAHNKRLSLLAEIREQFESLRAQEQQTLDVEVTSAFELSAAESDKLKAALHTRFKREVSMTSKVDASLLGGAVIRAGDTVIDGSVRGKLRKLAESIQRT, translated from the coding sequence ATGGCTGAATTAGCGACACTGGCACGACCCTACGCGAATGCGGTGTTCGATATGGCGAGACAGTCTGGTGATCTCGATCGCTGGTCCCGCACGCTGGGCTTTCTGGCCGCCGCCGCCGCTCACCCCCAGATGCAGAGTTATCTCGAAGCACCCGGCCTGCCGGAGGAAGCGAAAGCCACCCGACTGTCGGATGTCTGCGGTGATGAAATTCAACCCTCGGCGGTGAAGTTTCTCCAGGTGCTGGCCCACAACAAGCGGCTGTCGCTGCTGGCGGAAATTCGCGAGCAGTTCGAAAGCCTGCGTGCGCAGGAGCAGCAGACCCTCGACGTGGAAGTCACCAGCGCGTTCGAGCTGTCGGCGGCCGAGTCCGACAAACTCAAGGCAGCGCTGCACACCCGCTTCAAGCGGGAGGTCAGCATGACGAGCAAGGTGGATGCCAGCCTGCTCGGCGGCGCGGTGATTCGGGCTGGAGATACGGTGATAGACGGGTCGGTGCGCGGCAAGCTGCGCAAACTCGCAGAGTCCATTCAGCGGACGTGA
- the atpE gene encoding F0F1 ATP synthase subunit C produces MELAVLLYVAGGLMMGLGAVGAAIGVGVLGGKFLEGVARQPELLPMLRVQLFIVLGLVDAVPMIAVGIGLYVIFAVGG; encoded by the coding sequence ATGGAACTAGCAGTTCTTCTTTATGTAGCTGGCGGACTCATGATGGGTCTTGGTGCGGTTGGCGCAGCCATCGGTGTGGGCGTGCTCGGTGGAAAATTCCTCGAGGGTGTTGCCCGTCAGCCCGAACTGCTGCCGATGCTGCGCGTTCAGCTTTTCATCGTGCTGGGTCTGGTCGACGCGGTGCCCATGATTGCCGTTGGTATCGGCCTGTACGTGATCTTCGCGGTAGGCGGTTAA
- a CDS encoding F0F1 ATP synthase subunit B, protein MNINWTFWGQSITFIVFVWACWKFIWPPLINAMRERQQMIADGLASAERAAKDLALAQERATDQMKEAKEQAAALIDDARRRALQMIEEAKNDAREEGERVKEAARAEIQQELNRAKETLRVQVASLVVNGAERVLGESIDAGKHSRLLDELAGQL, encoded by the coding sequence ATGAATATCAACTGGACGTTCTGGGGCCAGTCGATCACGTTCATCGTGTTCGTTTGGGCCTGCTGGAAATTCATCTGGCCACCGCTCATCAATGCGATGCGCGAACGCCAGCAGATGATCGCCGATGGTCTGGCGTCCGCGGAGCGTGCGGCCAAGGATCTGGCGCTCGCCCAGGAGCGCGCGACCGATCAGATGAAAGAGGCCAAGGAACAGGCAGCAGCGCTGATCGACGATGCCCGTCGTCGCGCTCTGCAGATGATCGAAGAAGCGAAAAACGATGCCCGGGAAGAAGGCGAGCGGGTCAAGGAAGCCGCTCGTGCGGAAATTCAGCAGGAGCTCAATCGCGCCAAGGAAACCCTGAGAGTGCAGGTGGCATCCCTGGTGGTCAACGGCGCTGAGCGCGTGCTTGGTGAGAGTATCGACGCAGGCAAGCACAGCCGTCTGCTCGATGAGCTGGCCGGTCAACTTTGA
- a CDS encoding ParB/RepB/Spo0J family partition protein produces the protein MSKKRLGRGLDALLSVNRSASEETPVSPVAGEDQAARPDQLQHLAIESVVRGRYQPRRTFDEDSLAELAASIRSQGLMQPVVVRARPQGGFELIAGERRWRAAQIAGLTRIPALIREVTDEQASAMALIENIQREDLNPLEEAGALERLKDEFGLTQQQVADAVGKSRVAVTNLLRLLHLAAPVREMLLSGAIEMGHARALLSLEPLDQERLAREVSARQLSVRATEALVRQKLAPVSRVPKRAPGKDADTRRLERDVSERIGAPVSIDHDANGRGKVVIGYSTLDELEGILRHLR, from the coding sequence GTGAGTAAGAAGCGTTTGGGACGAGGACTGGACGCATTGCTGTCCGTGAACAGGTCGGCGTCTGAAGAGACGCCGGTGAGCCCGGTTGCCGGTGAAGACCAGGCCGCAAGGCCCGACCAGCTCCAGCACCTGGCTATTGAGAGCGTGGTCCGTGGCCGCTATCAGCCGCGCCGCACGTTTGACGAAGACAGCCTGGCAGAGCTTGCCGCCTCGATCCGCAGCCAGGGGCTGATGCAACCGGTGGTGGTGCGTGCCCGACCCCAGGGGGGCTTTGAGCTGATCGCCGGCGAGCGGCGCTGGCGGGCGGCCCAGATTGCCGGCCTTACCCGGATACCCGCTCTGATTCGGGAGGTAACCGACGAGCAGGCCTCGGCGATGGCCCTCATCGAGAACATTCAGCGTGAAGACCTCAATCCCCTCGAAGAAGCCGGCGCGCTCGAGCGGCTGAAGGACGAGTTCGGCCTGACGCAACAGCAGGTCGCCGATGCGGTCGGCAAATCCCGGGTGGCAGTGACCAACCTGCTGCGTCTGCTGCATCTGGCCGCTCCAGTCCGGGAAATGCTGCTCTCTGGTGCCATAGAGATGGGTCATGCCCGGGCCCTGCTGTCGCTGGAACCGCTGGACCAGGAGCGGCTGGCCAGAGAGGTATCCGCACGCCAGCTGTCGGTGCGTGCGACAGAGGCCCTGGTACGGCAGAAGCTGGCGCCCGTTTCCAGGGTGCCGAAACGCGCACCAGGCAAAGACGCGGATACCCGTCGTCTCGAGCGGGACGTGAGCGAGCGTATCGGGGCGCCGGTGTCCATAGACCATGATGCCAACGGCCGCGGCAAGGTGGTGATCGGCTACAGCACCCTCGATGAACTCGAAGGCATACTGCGCCATCTGCGCTGA
- the atpB gene encoding F0F1 ATP synthase subunit A → MADASENSAEYIQHHLTNLTYGQLPDGTWGFAHSAQEAAAMGFNSINVDSMFWSITTGLVFFFVFYGAARKATAGVPAGMQNFVEWIVDFIDDTTRSIFNYSNSLIAPMALTIFVWVWLMNFMDLIPVDWIPGLAAAAGIHYMKVVPSTDPNVTMAMAFSVFVMILFFSIKEKGLGGFLGELAFHPFPKFLAPINLILEGVTLIAKPLSLGLRLFGNMYAGEMIFVLIALMFGGGLIFGVMGGVMQWGWAMFHVLIISLQAFIFAVLTVVYLAQAHDVPEEH, encoded by the coding sequence ATGGCTGACGCAAGCGAAAATTCTGCGGAATATATCCAGCATCACCTGACCAACCTCACCTATGGTCAGCTGCCCGACGGAACCTGGGGCTTTGCCCACAGCGCCCAGGAAGCGGCAGCGATGGGATTCAACTCCATCAATGTGGACTCCATGTTCTGGTCGATCACCACCGGGCTGGTGTTTTTCTTCGTTTTTTACGGCGCAGCCCGCAAGGCGACCGCCGGCGTACCTGCCGGCATGCAGAACTTCGTGGAATGGATTGTCGACTTCATCGACGACACCACACGCAGCATCTTCAACTACTCGAACTCCCTGATTGCCCCCATGGCGCTGACCATATTCGTGTGGGTCTGGCTGATGAATTTCATGGACCTGATTCCGGTCGACTGGATACCCGGTCTGGCTGCCGCCGCGGGCATCCATTATATGAAGGTGGTGCCGAGTACCGATCCGAATGTCACCATGGCAATGGCATTCAGTGTTTTCGTCATGATTCTGTTCTTCAGCATTAAAGAGAAAGGCCTCGGCGGATTCCTCGGCGAACTGGCCTTCCACCCCTTTCCGAAATTTCTCGCCCCGATCAACCTGATCCTCGAAGGTGTCACGCTCATCGCCAAGCCGCTTTCACTGGGCCTGCGGCTGTTCGGCAACATGTACGCCGGTGAAATGATCTTTGTGCTCATCGCCCTGATGTTCGGCGGTGGTCTGATTTTTGGTGTGATGGGCGGCGTGATGCAGTGGGGGTGGGCGATGTTCCACGTGCTGATCATCTCCCTGCAGGCCTTTATTTTCGCGGTGCTCACGGTGGTGTATCTCGCGCAAGCCCACGACGTGCCGGAAGAGCACTGA